TGACCTTTTTGATCtggcttctttatttttttttttaaataattattgataataatttattacagtTGGTCTGTAATAATTCTGTGTGCTTATATAAAAAGATGAATTAGCCAACGTCTAAGGAGCTCTGTACAGATATAAGAAAGTGAAGCTTAGTTTTCTGGAATGTTACTTGAAGCCATTGTAAAGAAACTTTAGACCCCAGGATCATCTGTATGATGGTTTTATAAGAACAAAATATGTAGAACATTGATCTATTTGTCAGTGTCAGAAAAAAACCTAGACTATCATCTTATTCTTAGTGGAAATTTGTCAATGTCCATAATAAAGTAAACTTTACAATGCCATGGGCTTAAAGATGCAGTGTCATGCCAGAAGGAAGCACCTGCTCAAAAAAGACTCCTTAAAGCTCGACTGAACTTTCATGGACAAAGAAAAAACCTTCCGGAAGAAAGTTCTGTAGTCAGATGAAACAAACGCAAAGTTATTTGGCAACAATGACCAGAAGTATTTTTGAAGGTTAAATGGTGAGACATTTTAATTCAACAACACTGTCCAGTCATGCAGGGTGGTTGCAGTGTTATATCTGGGTCTGTTTTGCTTCTGCTGGTACTGGTACataatgacagtttttacaGTTACTGTATTTTGGACACGATGTCTGAATGTAACATAAGCCTTTTGAAATTGTCTTTTTAAAGTCCTTACCTTATATGTGGGCATTGCTGAAAAGTCAAGTTTGTATGATTACAACACTGCACAcctgtatttgtttttttatgtgtcTGTTGGGTTGTTTCTTACCTAACTGACTGAGGCCCTTCCTGTCCGGATGTCCATCTTGACTGggcaaggttgtgccaagcttctttcaTTCACTGTGGTTCTGGAAACACTCAAACCATTAGATATTGTTTTAGGTCCTTGCCTAGGTCTTTGACTTGCCGCAGTTTGAGACCCAtagacagttccttggactgtgttgcaggcatgaaattCAAAATATGTTTACCAATACAATTAAGTTAATCAGCCTCTATTTCAGTTAAAAAACGTTTAAGATTACGtcacagatttttgtttttattgcattttacaattaTAGATGggctttgtatttatttattttaaaataaatgtaaaaatgaaacGAATGTCTTTGTTATTTGCAGTCGTAGTGACCATACCTGAGGGGGCCACAGTGAGTGGTGGAAATCTTACTCAGACCTACAAGGCCATCTCAGTAGAGTTTCACTGGGGCAAAAATGGCACCTCTGGGTCTGAACACACCATTGATGGAGAAAAGTACCCAATGGAGGTATAgtgaatttattttaaaatttgtatatatatatatatatatatatatatatatatatatatatatatatatatatatatatacatatatacatatatatatataacagacAACACTATCAAAAGTATTTGTGAAAAATAGTGAGTGATGGtatattatttttagttttttaccaAATTTTACCCTCTGCCAGATGCACATTCAACATATCAAAAATTCATACGTTGGACTAGAAGATGCCCTGCCAGACCAAAGCGGAGTTGCAATGCTTTCATTCTTCTTTGTGGTTTGTTGTTTTTCCTTCTTTCTAATTttgagcaggtgaaaagaattTACAGTTAGTGCATGCAATGATGAGCCAAaaatgtacaaaccccattttcaaaAATGTTTAGACATTTTGTAAAGATGCCAaatttgtaaacattttgtaaagttgtaaaatgttctattttctcaaatattttattgtttataaactaATACAATGAAGTGAGATTTCTTGAATTGTGTTGTAATTTTTGGTTACAGGAGTCAGCCATTCCAAATAAGCAGTACAGCACATTCATTGAAGCTCTGAAAAATGTGCAGGAAGCAAGTAAGAactatcttatttatttatttcttcttcttctttttatttaaaccaaaaagccAAAAACTCCTGGCTGTATTGTGCATGATTACGAAATTAAGATGTTTAATTTCTGAAATGAGCAGACATACACACTTAACTATGAACAGACATAACACCATAGaactaaaatacatttaggGATACACTGAGTACTGCAGGAGCATAAACATTTACACATATTTGTGTAATAGGTGTGATTTCAACCTGTCTACAACAGTGAGCAGACTAGATCATTTATATCTGTCCCCACAATGATGTTGAATATGTAACTGTAATCCAGGGTTCTGATGGACACACTTAAGGCCATTTTATACGTGCACATTTCCTACCAGTTTACCCTGTGTGAGAGAAATACCGAAGCtagttatttaatatattaacaCAGTAAAGTGGTAACCGGAGGAAATCGGCTATTAATATGTTGGACACTTTATTGTTTCGACATATGGTTTATAAGTTGTAAATGTAccaaataaagagaaaaaagaaaaaaatacacattcATTAGgatttctatatatatattttttttttccattgctTTTAGAGGCAATAATACTAATAGTTTctatttagtttttgtttttgatctatattatttatttatttatattgtacaaACTCCATTTTTGGTGAAGTTGTGtctttttgtaaaatgcaacgtCCCAAATTTTATCTTGTTTTATTTTGAGTTTTTACTAAATATAATAACTGTggtgttattaatttatttgtgcTTCTTTCTTCTGTATAAAGGCACAGAGACAGAATTTAATGTCTCCCTAGACAGTCTCATTCTACCTATGAATCAGCTGAGTTCCTACTATCGTTATGAAGGCTCATTAACCGCCCCCAGCTGCAATGAGGCGGTGGTCTGGACTGTGTTCAAGCATCCTATTCCACTCAGCCACGACCAGGTACTACTAATGCTGCTTTCAAATGATCAGCATTTTGAAGTTTGCTCGTTGCAAGGCTGGGTACATTTTAGGCCTGAATGATTTCGAcccaaaacatgtttttaatcaAATTGCTTGATATCCCAATAacagtgttaaataaaatatttattaaactcgaatctcagctctgctttcgGCAGGCCTGACAGCTATACGGACAATTCATTGATTCTGTTATACATTTCTTGcctctttctttttctgtgatCTTGTACAGCTTGCAGAATTCTTCAACCTGAAGTTCAGTGATGGTGAACCAATGGTGAATACATTTAGACCAGTGCAACCTGGTAACGGCCGTACTGTGTATCATTCCGGCAGTGCTGTAGTTGTGGCCAGCTTTactctggtgtgtgtgagtaCAGCTCTAGGTCTTTTCCTGCACATCTAGAGAAAAATGAAGAAGTCGGCATGAACGCAGACAAGTGTTTTAAACATACAGACAGAAACATATCTAAGTACAGGGTTTTTATCTTTAACAATTCCAAAATAGTTGGATCTCTACAAATCTAGCATGTTAGCTTTTTAGTAAATCTATATCCCATATAACCTATATTCTAGTTAagagatgtttgtttattttaattggaTGTATTACCACACTGTTCTGATCTTTTTGTTATAGTAATCTAAATGTCCAGGACCACTTTTAAGCCTAATTTGTTATTAcgaactaaaaaaaacaaatatgtaGACAAATGTTCTGTGATTTTAGTTGTTTGGTGATTTTCTGTTTTTCAGTGTTCggatattttaatgtttattaatgtgtTCTGTTCTTTGTCATGGTTATTCCTTAAAAGCTTTGGTTCAAGCAGACTGCACATAAAATGTTAATGCtcaaacagaaataaatgactgtttttgttcattatgCTGTAGTGGGAGTTCACTTCATAAAAGAAAGCTGTTAATAAATGACATGTACAGGACATGGATGGGATCATTGATCCTGAATGGCCAAAACTGTTATGGTCACCATAAGGTTCTTGAGCTTAAGTGTTTCAGCCTCACTTCTTGCTTAACGGTGCAACAGTTGCAACAGGCTGTTTCCTGTTCTCCTCGTGCACAAagtgacaagtttggtgtgaagtcCAGTTGTTAAAACAGAAAAGGCTGACTTGTTTTACATCATTTACATCATACAATGTGACATAGAACAGCCACAACAGAAGTAGTAAATTGGTCTAATGATGAAGCAGAAATTAAGCcattttggatgcattttctgTGCTTTACTAAAAGGTATAATAGATTTTTGACTCCTTGTCATGTCTAAACCTGGGATCAGGTTTAAGAAAATCAGAACTTCATTTGCAACTAGGTCCCTGCCCTAGCATTTAAGCTGCTGTGTTGTAGTATTGATGTATTGtgaatggaaattttatattttattagttatttgcatcaAACTTATacgtttctgctttcttagttcaattagcagaggtagaagagacttttggaaggttaCTTAGGGgcagagatatgttgaccttggcatgggcttCTTGCTTCCGTGGGAATGCATGGGTGTCGGGACTGTTTGTGCGGGGGTGCACGCAGGGTTTTGATACAGGTGCATTCTTGTGGAAGTGCGCCATGTTTTCTAACAAACTGACTATTCTTGTAGGATGAtaagcaagtttggtgtggaaagttGACCTTGAGTTGGGTCGCTGAgaagagttagcctgaaggggcagtaaagcggggtataaatactgcGATACTACAGATGGAATACGCCTCTCTCCTCTGTAAAGCTGTGTGAGCGTTTGCATTGAGATTggccctcagctgagtaataaattgattatttgcttttatcactatcccggttgtctgtgtcaatctttaagggttattttgaattcccacaacatgTATACTAGTGTAAAAAGACAAATGGGCAAAACCAGTACAGAATATATGAAATACTACGACATGGTTATGCATTGTTATGCACAACAGTACACCTCCAACTACTTTTAACTCGCTATAGAAAAAGTAATCACTATTAAACAATTCAGCTATTTTTATCATCAAAGTTGATAAGGTTGTTGCTGGCCTACCTTTATCAGAGTTGTGAGTTGCAGGTAGAGTTAAGATCCAAAATGTCAGTCAAAGACTTGCTGCTGTTTTGTTTTGCCCGAGTTGCTACAAGATCAAATCTCCAGGATTGGCGAGGAAATTCACCATTCTTTTGTTGTGCCAATACAAGATTTTTACATGTAGACCAGTACAACCTGGTAACGGTCGTGTATCATTCCGGCAGTGCTGTAGTAACGGCTAGCTTTactctggtgtgtgtgagtaCAGCTCTAGGTCTTTTCCTGCACATCTAGAGAAAAACTAAGAAGTCGACATGAACGCAGACAAGTGTTTTAAACATACAGAGAGAAACATATCTAAGTACAGGGTTTTTATCTTTAACAATTCCAAAATAGTTGGATCTCTACAAATCTAGCCTTTCATTAAAACTATATCATATATACCCTATATCCTAGTTAAGAGATGTTCTATTTGTTGTTTTAACCTAAAtgttttggaccacttttaagcCTAATTTGTTATGATGaactaaaaatacaaatatgtagacaaatgttttattatataatgtttactttacaaatatttttatttatccaaAATGTCAGTCAAAGACTTACTGCTGTTTTGTTTCACCTGAGTTGCTACAAGATCAAATCTCCAGGACTGACCAGGAAATTCACCATTCTTTTGTTGTGccaataatagaaaaaaataggaACCAACTGGAGCGTGTTCTTTTCAAGACAAAGGAAAGGAATGTTTAGTAAGGGAGGACGATAAGGAGCGGCATTTTCAGTCTGACTGATTAACTGAAATACAGCAGTGATTATTATGCAAGCTGTCTGTTGATGTAAACAACGCAAATGAAAAACACTAAGTCTGCTTGTCCTGGTCACCTACTTTTTGAGGTCGGTGTACATAACTGCCTGCATGGGTGCACTGCAGAAAGTATAGGCTACACGGCTCCAGGGTCCTGAAAACCTGGGATCTAAATCTAAACACAAATTATTTTGTACCCAACCAAGAAAACAATTGATATTGTTTTCTGACCAGACACTGTTTGTTAAGTGACCAGATTGGATAATGAAATTTCAATCAGCACCTTGGACTTGGATGTTCTCATTAAGTGGAGACAGGAATTTCCCCATTTGTGTCCAGAAAGTTCATGGTCAGTGTCTGTCTATGAATAGATTGTACAAGTTGGACTTTGAGTATTTAGAGGCATATTTAACATCTAACATTACTGGACTTCAGCATTACTGGCTGTTCAAGTTGACATGGAACCAGCGTTTTCTGATACTTAAAATAGGTGCAATATTATTACCGAATttacataaatgtaataaagctaTTTGGATTGTAGCCCAGTAATCGGGAGAACATTTCCaactggatttatttatttattaggtgcTTGTAAACGCACTTTGTGAACAGCACAGGTAAAGTCTCGATTTCATTTACAACTGTTGTAATTTCTACAGTTGACCAACAGATGTCAGCCAAGCCACGTCGGACTAAAACTACAATCAGAATCTCTTGATCCCTTAAACGCCCATCAGCCTACAGCCTTTACTTTTGTCCTGCTTTATGAATTTTGCcacttgtttttactttgtttgttttccccAGTTATTTATTCAGAATTAGAAAGCAGTGGTACCTGCTTTGGTAATAGacgtgccacctgagcaccctggTAAGAGACATTTTTACATGTTGTATGTAATACTGGGCTggactcacaaatacagaaggggcATGGCATTGTGAGAATCCTTCCATTGGGGGAACCCATATCAGTGCAAACTTAATTccagataaataggagggtaAAAATAGGCCAAATCAAACATACGATCAGATTATTGTCCGCTGTGGCGACCTCCAAAAGGAGAAGTGTGGGCCACACTTATATGTGTCAAGACAATATaatcaaaatgtattttctattttatttgacttatttacaatttaaaagCTTAGTCACTAGTAACCTATGTCCTAAGACCTACTTGGCAGTCATCATGCAATAATACTATTACTTTTGATAAATAGACATTGTTGACATTAATAACAGGCTAGTGGATACAGTAAGCATCCGTGTAAGGGTAAGGAGACAAATGATAAAGAGAAAGTACATGCTTAAATTGTCAAACAATATTCAATCAGCAttaaacaggtaaaaaaaagtaCTGTTTAGTGAAGTTTTCACTTTTCTGCAGTTAATTTCCCTGCAGACTCTTTAGGACCCCTGTATATTCAGGTTGGTGTAATAAGCAACACTAGTCTTTTAGTTGCACATTTGGTAATAATGAGGATGTTTTTAGAGCTTAATATACATTAAACTTCAGAATAAATGTCAAACAAAAATGTATAACAGacctttaattttaatttatttaatacaaatatattcaaatatatatatatttttatccaAGTATGGGTTGCTATACGTTTATAAGTTATTTTTGGATTTTAACTGCTGGTGGGGCAGCATCCGTTAACGAACAAAATGCccttgggaggaaaccggagctctcagaggaaacccacacggatatggggagaacatgcaaactccacatccACAATGATCCCAGACCACTCTATCTGGGAATCAAATACAGGACCTTATTGCAGTGAGGCAACAATGCCACCCATCAAGTGAGATGTTTAATGAGAAGTAGTCTGTGTAACTGGATTAAACGCCTACTGAAGATAATCAGAGGGCTGGAAATGAAACTGCTTTTTAAGTTCCTGAAAGGTCATACTGACTATTATTATGCTTATTAAGCATATCTATATTTAGAAATATTCTGTTGTGTAATGAGCACTTGATGAAGGTCAGTGAATCTTATTATTACAAAAACATGACATTGCGTGGAGTATCATTATAAACAGTTTAGACCAAAAGGGAGAGATCAAGGAAGGATGTTTGAATAATAGCACCCAGCAGGATGTTCTAATGCAGTAACACCCATATAGATTGAAGATGGATTGGCAGACGGCTCCAATTTTAGACACAAGTCGTGGAGGAGGGGGGAAACCTGTTAGGCTATGTCACCAACCTTGAATGCCACCATTCTTATTCAACTTTTTCAAATGAGAAGGAAGGTGTAAGACACATGAAACTGGTAgaaaatttcattttatttcacattaacaatgattttttattacttatcttagtttattgtatattattctatattttattctattttattttcttcatgtcacacacaccgagacctgggaaactgtatttcgttctatcatgtacgtggttgaatgacagtaaagctgagtctgagtctgatttTTCTTCTGTACAGACAATTTAAATGATAAACAGTAAACAAAGCACACACGTCATCGCAGAATCAGAATATTTCAACCAGTGGTATCCAAACAGGCCTCTCATTACCCACAGTGCAGTTACCAAACTTCTTACTacattctgaaaaaaaaaacaggttctGTTGTCAACCAAAAACTGCTACTGATGTAGCAACAGCAACCGcctcattcagcaagagcctgCAAAACAGTGCTCGTCATCTGTCTCTGGAATGTATGATTAGCCATGCCTTAATTCAGGGAATACTGACTACCCATAAATGGCACCCTTGCCAAATTCAAATGCTGCATCACCTGACCGAGGGCAACCCAGACTGGGATAGAATTTGCACAGTGGTTGACTCAGCAACTTCCTATGAGGTGCTGTTCAGTGATGAAGCAAATTTGTTTATGAATGTTGagtcatggtatggtgtggtgaATGGGGTGCCGAATTGTGTGATCATACTTCATCGATGGAACATGAGAGCAGAACTCTATGCAATGTTGTTTGATGAAGATGTGTTTCCTTTATTGTTGTCAGAGAATGCTGCGCGATGGTGTCCTGCCTGATTACAGATGCATTGTCAGAGACTATCTTGATGTTTCCCAAAAAGTGGATTGATCGTAGGGGCTTAATCAAGTGACCACCAGGTTCTCCTGAATTAACCCCTTCGGGTTAAAATACAGAATGTTGTTTATCTTAACGGCAGAATTGTTGTGAATTGCATTGAGCCAGATGTTTTGGTGACAGTTCATCAGAAATGGGAGAAAATTATAGCTTTAACACTCAAAAAAATGGTGGACAACATATCGAACACATTCtgttgaccttttttttttttttttggtttcatttttgacatttagcagatgtctttatccaaagcgacttacattacagttacagtatacagtctgagcaattgagggttaagggtcctgctcaagggcccaacagcagcaacctggcagtggtggggcttgaaccagtgacctttctgattactagtccagtaccttaaccactaggctgcagcTTGCCCACACAATCACTGATTTAACATGAtca
The DNA window shown above is from Trichomycterus rosablanca isolate fTriRos1 chromosome 26, fTriRos1.hap1, whole genome shotgun sequence and carries:
- the LOC134303647 gene encoding carbonic anhydrase 4-like, whose amino-acid sequence is MKSLVLCFILIVVFTTCSSEDWCYESQLIPDATCKGPATWTEVDPLCDGKGQSPINIVTKKAKRSYSLTSFKFTGYKEAFTSMLKNTGQTVVVTIPEGATVSGGNLTQTYKAISVEFHWGKNGTSGSEHTIDGEKYPMEMHIQHIKNSYVGLEDALPDQSGVAMLSFFFVESAIPNKQYSTFIEALKNVQEASTETEFNVSLDSLILPMNQLSSYYRYEGSLTAPSCNEAVVWTVFKHPIPLSHDQLAEFFNLKFSDGEPMVNTFRPVQPGNGRTVYHSGSAVVVASFTLVCVSTALGLFLHI